In a single window of the Arachis hypogaea cultivar Tifrunner chromosome 6, arahy.Tifrunner.gnm2.J5K5, whole genome shotgun sequence genome:
- the LOC140173682 gene encoding uncharacterized protein codes for MELLKDYNFELSYHPRKVNLVADALNRKSLYVAWMMLKEEKLLKEFEDLNLGLREVAGKVMFWWPEMKNDVALHVSKYLTFQKWKLEDIAIDFVSGLPRTRAGFDAIWVIVDRLTKSTHFLPFQMDYTLKELARLYIKEIVRLYGVPTALVSDKNPGFTSRF; via the exons ATGGAGTTGCTAAAGGACTACAATTTCGAGCTGAGTTACCATCCAAGAAAAGTGAATTTGGTGGCAGATGCCTTGAACCGGAAGTCATTATATGTTGCTTGGATGATGCTTAAAGAAGAAAAGTTGCTGAAAGAGTTTGAGGACCTAAACTTAGGCCTTAGAGAGGTAGCTGGGAAG gtaatgttctggtggccggaaatgaagaatgatgtggcgttGCATGTTTCAAAATATTTGACCTTCCAGAAG TGGAAGTTGGAAGATATCGCCAtagactttgtgtcgggattacCGAGGACTAGGGCAGGATTTGACGCAATATGGGTAATTGTGGATCGATTGACAAAATCTACTCACTTCTTGCCTTTTCAGATGGACTATACCTTGAAGGAGTTAGCCCGTTtgtatatcaaagagattgtGAGACTATATGGTGTGCCTACAGCCTTAGTTTCTGACAAAAATCCTGGCTTCACTTCAAGATTCTAG